One genomic region from Streptomyces sp. NBC_01304 encodes:
- a CDS encoding DedA family protein, with translation MTTLALGPSWLDPDYLLNQFGLWGLLLIVFAESGLLIGFFLPGDSLLFTTGLLVTTHKLDYPLWLVCTLICIAAVLGDQAGYLFGRKVGPSLFNRPDSKLFKQENVVKAHEFFEKYGPKSLVLARFVPIVRTFTPIIAGVSKMNYRSFITFNVIGGVLWGAGVTLLGAALGNVKFVHEHIEMILIAIVLISVVPIAIEFLRARSKSKKAATTGVPEAGAPAAPTQPQRGRHAKR, from the coding sequence ATGACGACGCTTGCGCTCGGACCAAGCTGGCTGGATCCGGATTACCTCCTGAACCAGTTCGGGCTCTGGGGCCTGCTGCTGATCGTCTTCGCCGAGTCGGGTCTGCTCATCGGCTTCTTCCTGCCGGGCGACTCGCTGCTGTTCACGACCGGTCTGCTGGTCACGACGCACAAGCTGGACTACCCGCTGTGGCTCGTCTGCACCCTGATCTGCATCGCGGCCGTCCTCGGTGACCAGGCGGGCTATCTCTTCGGCCGCAAGGTCGGCCCCTCGCTCTTCAACCGGCCGGACTCCAAGCTGTTCAAGCAGGAGAACGTGGTCAAGGCCCACGAGTTCTTCGAGAAGTACGGCCCGAAGTCCCTGGTCCTGGCCCGCTTCGTGCCGATCGTGCGGACGTTCACGCCGATCATCGCCGGCGTCAGCAAGATGAACTACCGCTCGTTCATCACGTTCAACGTCATCGGCGGCGTCCTCTGGGGCGCCGGGGTCACCCTGCTCGGCGCCGCGCTCGGCAACGTCAAGTTCGTGCACGAGCACATCGAGATGATCCTGATCGCCATCGTGCTGATCTCGGTCGTCCCGATCGCCATCGAGTTCCTGCGGGCCCGCAGCAAGTCCAAGAAGGCCGCCACCACGGGTGTCCCCGAGGCCGGCGCCCCGGCGGCGCCCACCCAGCCCCAGCGCGGCCGCCACGCCAAGCGCTGA
- a CDS encoding ion channel protein, translating to MVRRVATDAPQDASPALAAPPAVTARALLPLIVPSLLVGVAAALVLLGVSALAERLQDVLWETLPDALGVGAHSSLWMIAMLTATGCAVGLVVWRVPGHAGPDPATTGLVDPPVPAGVVPGLLLATVLGLAGGVSLGPENPITAANIAFAYWLGRRALPGVPGALWLSLAAAGTIGALFGTPVAAALILSETLTGRPGPGRLWDKLFGPLVAAGAGALTTMLIAHPTFDIALPAYPGPGWGDVLAALVISSVGALLAMAAVYAFPYVHAAFRRLKHPVLMGTCGGLLLGLLGALGGYLTLFKGLDEVKTLTADPAGHSAGQLALMTVVKLAALTLASACGFRGGRIFPAVFAGVALGLCAHALVPGVHPTLAVVCGVLGVLLAVTRQGWLSLFTAAVLVADPGVLPLLCVATLPAWLLVTGRPQMQLQEDGAPLR from the coding sequence ATGGTGAGGCGCGTGGCCACCGACGCTCCCCAGGACGCCTCACCCGCTCTTGCCGCGCCACCCGCCGTCACGGCCCGCGCGCTGCTTCCGCTGATCGTTCCCTCGCTGCTCGTCGGGGTGGCCGCCGCCCTGGTCCTGCTCGGGGTGAGTGCGCTGGCCGAGCGGTTGCAGGACGTGCTCTGGGAGACGCTGCCGGACGCTCTCGGGGTCGGGGCGCACTCCTCGCTCTGGATGATCGCCATGCTGACCGCCACCGGGTGTGCGGTAGGCCTTGTCGTGTGGCGGGTCCCTGGGCACGCGGGGCCGGACCCTGCCACCACCGGACTGGTCGATCCGCCGGTGCCGGCCGGGGTGGTGCCGGGACTGCTGCTCGCCACGGTCCTCGGCCTGGCCGGCGGGGTGAGCCTCGGGCCGGAGAACCCGATCACTGCCGCCAATATCGCGTTCGCCTACTGGCTCGGGCGCCGGGCGCTGCCCGGGGTGCCGGGCGCGCTGTGGCTGTCGCTCGCGGCGGCGGGCACCATCGGGGCGCTGTTCGGCACGCCGGTCGCGGCCGCGCTGATCCTCTCCGAAACCCTGACCGGGCGGCCGGGTCCCGGGCGGCTGTGGGACAAGCTCTTCGGGCCGCTGGTCGCGGCCGGTGCGGGCGCGCTGACCACGATGCTGATCGCCCACCCCACCTTCGACATCGCCCTGCCCGCCTATCCGGGGCCGGGCTGGGGCGATGTGCTGGCTGCTCTGGTCATCTCCTCGGTGGGTGCGTTGCTCGCGATGGCCGCCGTGTACGCGTTCCCGTACGTCCATGCCGCCTTCCGGCGCCTCAAGCACCCGGTCCTGATGGGCACTTGTGGCGGACTACTGCTGGGCCTCCTCGGTGCGCTCGGCGGATATCTGACGCTCTTCAAGGGCCTGGACGAGGTGAAGACGCTGACCGCCGACCCCGCCGGGCACTCGGCCGGGCAGCTGGCGCTGATGACCGTGGTGAAGCTCGCCGCGCTGACCCTCGCCTCGGCGTGCGGCTTCCGGGGCGGGCGGATCTTCCCCGCGGTCTTCGCCGGAGTGGCGCTCGGGCTGTGCGCCCACGCCCTGGTGCCGGGGGTGCACCCCACGCTCGCCGTGGTGTGCGGGGTGCTCGGCGTGCTGCTCGCGGTGACCCGGCAGGGCTGGCTGTCGCTGTTCACCGCGGCCGTGCTGGTGGCCGACCCGGGGGTGCTTCCGCTGTTGTGCGTGGCCACGTTGCCCGCCTGGCTCCTCGTCACCGGGCGACCGCAGATGCAGCTTCAGGAGGACGGCGCACCTCTTCGCTGA
- a CDS encoding YbjQ family protein has translation MGIEDFGGGQAPQSDVLVVTTNDVPGFQVQQVIGEVFGLTVRSRHLGSQIGAGLKSMIGGELKGLTKTLVETRNQAMERLVEQARARGANAVLMFRFDVTEALDGAAEVCAYGTAVVIARTG, from the coding sequence ATGGGGATCGAGGATTTCGGCGGCGGTCAGGCGCCGCAGTCCGACGTACTGGTCGTGACCACGAACGACGTGCCCGGCTTCCAGGTGCAGCAGGTGATCGGCGAGGTCTTCGGGCTCACCGTGCGGTCGCGGCATCTGGGCAGCCAGATCGGTGCGGGGCTGAAGTCCATGATCGGCGGTGAGCTCAAGGGGCTGACGAAGACCCTCGTGGAGACCCGGAACCAGGCCATGGAGCGGCTTGTCGAGCAGGCACGGGCGCGCGGGGCGAATGCGGTCCTCATGTTCCGCTTCGATGTGACCGAGGCGTTGGACGGGGCCGCGGAGGTGTGTGCGTACGGCACGGCGGTGGTGATCGCCCGCACGGGCTGA
- a CDS encoding inorganic diphosphatase, with translation MEFDVTIEIPKGSRNKYEVDHETGRIRLDRRLFTSTSYPADYGFVENTLGEDGDPLDALVILDEPTFPGCLIKCRAIGMFRMTDEAGGDDKLLCVPASDPRVEHLRDIHHVSEFDRLEIQHFFEVYKDLEPGKSVEGANWVGRTEAELEIEASYKRLEAQGGH, from the coding sequence GTGGAGTTCGACGTCACGATCGAGATTCCGAAGGGTTCGCGGAACAAGTACGAGGTGGACCACGAGACCGGTCGTATCCGTCTGGACCGCCGCCTGTTCACCTCGACCAGCTACCCGGCCGACTACGGCTTCGTCGAGAACACCCTCGGCGAGGACGGCGACCCGCTGGACGCCCTGGTCATCCTGGACGAGCCGACCTTCCCGGGCTGCCTCATCAAGTGCCGCGCGATCGGCATGTTCCGGATGACCGACGAGGCGGGCGGCGACGACAAGCTGCTCTGCGTGCCGGCCTCCGACCCGCGTGTGGAGCACCTGCGGGACATCCACCACGTCTCCGAGTTCGACCGCCTGGAGATCCAGCACTTCTTCGAGGTCTACAAGGACCTGGAGCCCGGCAAGTCCGTCGAGGGCGCCAACTGGGTCGGCCGCACCGAGGCCGAGCTCGAGATCGAGGCCTCGTACAAGCGCCTGGAGGCGCAGGGCGGTCACTGA
- a CDS encoding MerR family transcriptional regulator has protein sequence MSYSVGQVAKFAGVTVRALHHYDEIGLLCPSGRSHAGHRRYEDADLDRLQQILFYRELGFPLDEVAALLDDPDADPQAHLRRQHELLTSRIEQLQKMAEAVETAMEAKKMGINLTPEEKFEVFGDHDPDQYAEEAEERWGNTDAWAESQRKTASYTKEDWLRIQEEQADWNRRMIAVMESGAEPESEAAMDLAEEHRRQIRRFYYDCTYEIHTGLAEMYIADERFTRNIDKDKPGLAVYLREAILANAIRHA, from the coding sequence ATGAGCTACTCCGTGGGGCAGGTCGCGAAGTTCGCGGGCGTCACGGTGCGCGCGCTGCACCACTACGACGAGATCGGGCTGCTCTGCCCGAGCGGCCGCAGCCACGCGGGCCACCGGCGTTATGAGGACGCCGACCTGGACCGGCTGCAGCAGATCCTGTTCTACCGGGAGCTCGGCTTCCCGCTCGACGAGGTCGCGGCCCTGCTCGACGACCCGGACGCGGATCCGCAGGCCCACCTGCGCCGCCAGCACGAGCTGCTGACCAGCCGGATCGAGCAACTGCAGAAGATGGCCGAGGCCGTCGAAACCGCCATGGAGGCAAAGAAGATGGGCATCAATCTCACGCCCGAGGAGAAGTTCGAGGTCTTCGGTGACCACGACCCCGACCAGTACGCCGAGGAGGCCGAGGAGCGCTGGGGCAACACCGACGCCTGGGCCGAGTCGCAGCGAAAGACGGCCTCGTACACCAAGGAGGACTGGCTGCGGATCCAGGAGGAGCAGGCGGACTGGAACCGGCGGATGATCGCCGTGATGGAGTCCGGCGCCGAGCCGGAGTCCGAGGCGGCGATGGACCTCGCCGAGGAGCACCGCCGGCAGATCCGCCGCTTCTACTACGACTGCACCTACGAGATCCACACGGGTCTGGCCGAGATGTACATCGCCGACGAGCGCTTCACGCGCAACATCGACAAGGACAAGCCCGGCCTGGCCGTGTATCTGCGTGAGGCGATTCTGGCCAACGCCATCCGCCATGCGTAA
- the dacB gene encoding D-alanyl-D-alanine carboxypeptidase/D-alanyl-D-alanine endopeptidase gives MPELKVRQQIRQLPKLKLPKLPKPSRLPRSVRLHKLKTWQYTAGAATVGLALAVGTVTAAGPWDSGQRTAERDLAASRDRDGGADHGRAGAPADAEPAPAPSAPGVLAALGAPAGSAPAPTGQALADVLDPLLRDPSLGARRTASVVDVATGKQVYAAGAGDAVTPASTTKIATAAAALKALGPDHRLVTKAVAEPDSKEVALVGAGDPTLTARKDANGDASLRALAADTAKALKERGTEDGIRLTYDTSLYSGPDLHPIGRDENLAPVSALMADEARLDDSRHGTAWRSTDPAGDAARKFADLLRDQGVKIEGEPGPTKAGDHADTLAKTESAPLSALVERMLTHSDNDIAEALARQAALASGEPASFDGAERAVAAQLKKLQLPLSGTRFADGSGLNRADRLTAELLTALLARAADPAHPELRPILTGLPIAGFTGTLQNRYPSSSPGTGLVRAKTGTLTGVNTLAGTVVDADGRLLAFAFTAMDTTNRYTAQATLDRMASTLANCGCRET, from the coding sequence GTGCCCGAGCTCAAGGTTCGGCAGCAGATCCGGCAGCTTCCCAAACTGAAGCTTCCGAAGCTCCCGAAACCGTCGCGGCTGCCGCGGTCCGTCAGGCTCCACAAGCTCAAGACCTGGCAGTACACGGCCGGCGCGGCCACGGTCGGCCTGGCACTGGCCGTCGGCACGGTGACCGCGGCCGGTCCCTGGGACTCAGGCCAGCGTACGGCGGAGCGGGACCTGGCCGCTTCCCGGGACCGGGACGGTGGCGCAGATCACGGCCGCGCCGGTGCCCCCGCCGACGCGGAACCCGCTCCCGCCCCCAGCGCACCCGGCGTACTCGCCGCCCTCGGGGCGCCCGCGGGCTCCGCGCCCGCCCCCACCGGGCAGGCGCTCGCCGACGTCCTCGACCCACTGCTCCGCGACCCCTCGCTCGGCGCCCGGCGCACGGCGTCCGTCGTGGATGTGGCCACCGGCAAGCAGGTGTACGCGGCCGGGGCGGGCGACGCCGTGACCCCGGCCTCGACCACCAAGATCGCCACCGCCGCGGCGGCGCTCAAGGCGCTCGGGCCCGACCACCGCCTGGTCACCAAGGCCGTGGCGGAGCCGGACTCGAAGGAGGTCGCCCTGGTCGGCGCGGGCGACCCGACCCTGACGGCGCGCAAGGACGCGAACGGCGACGCGAGCCTGCGCGCGCTCGCGGCGGACACGGCCAAGGCGCTGAAGGAGCGGGGCACGGAGGACGGCATCCGCCTCACCTACGACACCTCGCTCTACTCGGGCCCGGACCTGCACCCCATCGGCCGGGACGAGAACCTCGCGCCGGTCAGCGCCCTGATGGCCGACGAGGCCCGCCTGGACGACTCGCGGCACGGCACGGCCTGGCGCAGCACCGACCCGGCGGGGGACGCGGCCCGCAAATTCGCGGACCTGCTCCGCGACCAGGGCGTCAAGATCGAGGGCGAGCCCGGCCCGACCAAGGCGGGCGACCACGCCGACACCCTCGCCAAGACCGAGTCGGCCCCGCTCTCGGCCCTGGTCGAGCGAATGCTGACGCACAGCGACAACGACATCGCCGAGGCCCTGGCCCGCCAGGCCGCACTCGCCTCAGGCGAACCGGCGAGCTTCGACGGGGCGGAGCGGGCCGTCGCCGCCCAGCTCAAGAAGCTCCAACTCCCTTTGAGCGGGACCCGGTTCGCGGACGGCAGCGGCCTGAACCGCGCCGACCGGCTCACCGCGGAACTCCTCACCGCCCTCCTCGCCCGCGCCGCCGACCCCGCGCACCCCGAACTTCGCCCGATCCTGACGGGCCTCCCGATCGCCGGCTTCACGGGCACCCTCCAAAACCGCTACCCCTCGAGCTCCCCCGGCACCGGCCTGGTCCGCGCCAAGACGGGCACCCTGACAGGCGTGAACACCCTGGCCGGCACGGTCGTGGACGCTGACGGCCGCCTGCTGGCTTTCGCCTTCACCGCCATGGACACGACCAACCGCTACACGGCCCAGGCGACGCTGGACCGGATGGCCTCGACGCTGGCGAACTGCGGCTGCAGGGAGACCTGA
- a CDS encoding threonine/serine ThrE exporter family protein, translated as MVSEPDVEDRKPQSDEARSAFSPVGGAEASVAVEDDQPTSEFTIPQGLRIPPAPEDQEPKSAFAPPPSYDARHANGFTPAEGFPKVRLTKDAPWQDRMRTMLRTPVADRPAPEATQRHEDEVGPAVPRVLDMTLRIGELLLAGGEGAEDVEAAMFAVTRSYGLDRCEPNVTFTQLSITHQPSLVDDPVTAARTVRRRGTDYTRLQAVYGLVADISSEDIEISLEEGYRRLAEIRRNRHPYPGWALTAASGVLAGAASTLVGGSVVVFIAAAIGAMLGDRLAWLCAGRGLPEFYQFVAAAMPPAAVGVAISLLDLPDVRASAVITGGLFALIPGRMLVAAVQDGLTGYYITAAARLLEVAYLIVGIVIGVLFVLYLGVTIDAGLNPETAIHSSSRPGVQTMAAMALSGAFAVLLQQERHTVMWVTLNGGVAWVVFGALSVSAHMSPVAATAIAAGLVGLFGQLLSRYRFASALPFVTAAIGPLLPGSATYFGLLEIAQEDLNAGLASLSKAATLALAIAIGVNLGGEMARLFLRAPSTEEGAGRRAAKRTRGF; from the coding sequence CTGGTGTCTGAGCCGGATGTGGAGGACCGCAAGCCGCAGTCCGACGAGGCCCGTAGTGCCTTTTCCCCGGTCGGGGGTGCGGAGGCGTCGGTGGCCGTCGAGGACGACCAGCCGACTTCGGAGTTCACGATCCCGCAGGGCCTGCGGATTCCGCCCGCGCCCGAGGACCAGGAACCGAAATCGGCGTTCGCTCCGCCGCCCTCGTACGACGCGCGCCATGCCAACGGCTTCACGCCCGCCGAGGGGTTTCCCAAGGTGCGGCTCACCAAGGACGCGCCCTGGCAGGACCGGATGCGCACCATGCTGCGCACCCCGGTGGCCGACCGTCCCGCGCCCGAGGCGACGCAGCGGCACGAGGACGAGGTGGGGCCCGCCGTCCCGCGCGTGCTCGACATGACGCTGCGTATCGGGGAGCTACTGCTCGCCGGTGGTGAGGGCGCCGAGGACGTGGAGGCGGCGATGTTCGCCGTGACCCGCTCCTACGGTCTGGACCGCTGCGAGCCGAACGTCACCTTCACCCAGCTGTCGATCACCCACCAGCCGTCCCTGGTGGACGACCCGGTCACGGCGGCCCGTACGGTACGCCGCCGGGGCACGGACTACACGCGGCTCCAGGCCGTCTACGGCCTTGTCGCCGACATCAGCTCCGAGGACATCGAGATCTCCCTGGAGGAGGGCTACCGGCGCCTCGCTGAGATCCGGCGTAACCGCCACCCGTACCCCGGCTGGGCGCTCACGGCCGCCAGCGGGGTGCTCGCGGGTGCGGCTTCCACGCTGGTCGGCGGCAGTGTGGTGGTGTTCATCGCCGCCGCCATCGGCGCGATGCTGGGTGACCGGCTCGCCTGGCTGTGTGCGGGGCGCGGGCTGCCGGAGTTCTACCAGTTCGTGGCCGCCGCGATGCCGCCGGCCGCGGTGGGCGTGGCGATCTCGCTGCTCGACCTGCCCGATGTGCGGGCGTCGGCGGTGATCACCGGTGGGCTGTTCGCGCTGATCCCCGGGCGGATGCTGGTGGCCGCCGTGCAGGACGGGCTGACCGGGTACTACATCACCGCGGCGGCCCGGCTGCTCGAGGTCGCGTATCTGATCGTGGGCATCGTCATCGGCGTGCTCTTCGTGCTCTATCTCGGAGTGACGATCGACGCGGGTCTCAACCCGGAGACCGCGATCCACAGCAGCAGCAGGCCGGGCGTGCAGACCATGGCCGCGATGGCGCTGAGCGGCGCCTTCGCGGTCCTGCTGCAGCAGGAGCGGCACACGGTGATGTGGGTGACGCTCAACGGCGGGGTCGCCTGGGTCGTCTTCGGGGCGCTCTCGGTCAGCGCCCATATGTCGCCGGTGGCGGCCACGGCGATCGCGGCGGGGCTCGTGGGGCTCTTCGGGCAGTTGCTCTCGCGCTACCGGTTCGCGTCCGCGCTGCCCTTCGTGACGGCCGCGATCGGGCCGCTGCTTCCGGGTAGCGCCACGTACTTCGGGCTGCTGGAGATCGCGCAGGAGGACCTGAACGCGGGGCTCGCCTCCCTGTCCAAGGCCGCGACGCTCGCGCTCGCCATCGCGATCGGGGTGAACCTCGGGGGCGAGATGGCCCGGCTGTTCCTCCGGGCGCCGAGCACGGAGGAAGGCGCCGGACGCCGCGCGGCCAAGCGGACACGCGGGTTCTAG
- a CDS encoding zinc-dependent metalloprotease → MTSIGGAEMVDWNLAVATATRLMRPGPEVSRDEARAVVTELRRHAKSSEAHVRSFTQMGTDALHDTPVLVVDRPGWVRANVAGFREILKPLLEKMQERRPGGPGGAVLGAVGGKVTGVELGMLLSFLASRVLGQYETFAPPTRDLPAGANGGGRLLLVAPNIVQVERELDVDPHDFRLWVCLHEETHRTQFTAVPWLRDHLEGEIQSFLGETEVDPMTVLERLREAAASLAGKNQGEADAEAEGGRSLVEIVQTPAQREILGRLTAVMSLLEGHADYVMDGVGPAVVPSVGEIREKFKERRAKGASRLDLALRKLLGLDAKLRQYRDGERFVRAVVDEVGMDGFNRVWTSPNTLPTKTEIAKPADWVARVHRKGE, encoded by the coding sequence ATGACGAGCATCGGTGGTGCCGAGATGGTCGACTGGAACCTCGCTGTCGCAACCGCGACCCGGCTCATGCGGCCGGGTCCAGAAGTGAGCCGGGACGAGGCGCGCGCCGTCGTCACGGAGCTGCGCCGACATGCCAAGTCGTCGGAGGCGCACGTCCGTTCCTTCACGCAGATGGGCACGGACGCCCTGCACGACACCCCCGTCCTCGTCGTCGACCGCCCCGGCTGGGTGCGGGCGAACGTCGCGGGATTCCGGGAAATCCTCAAGCCCCTCCTGGAGAAGATGCAGGAGCGCCGCCCCGGCGGCCCCGGCGGCGCCGTGCTCGGCGCGGTCGGCGGCAAGGTCACCGGAGTGGAGCTGGGCATGCTCCTGTCCTTCCTGGCCTCCCGCGTACTGGGCCAGTACGAGACCTTCGCACCCCCGACCCGCGACCTCCCCGCCGGAGCGAACGGCGGCGGACGGCTGCTCCTGGTCGCGCCCAACATCGTCCAGGTGGAGCGCGAACTCGACGTGGACCCGCACGACTTCAGGCTCTGGGTCTGCCTGCACGAGGAGACCCACCGCACCCAGTTCACCGCCGTGCCCTGGCTGCGCGACCACCTCGAGGGCGAAATCCAGTCATTCCTCGGCGAGACCGAGGTCGACCCCATGACCGTCCTTGAGCGCCTGCGCGAGGCCGCCGCCTCGCTCGCCGGCAAGAACCAGGGCGAGGCGGACGCCGAGGCCGAGGGCGGCCGCTCCCTCGTCGAGATCGTCCAGACCCCCGCCCAGCGCGAGATCCTGGGCCGTCTCACCGCCGTGATGTCCCTCCTGGAGGGCCACGCGGACTACGTGATGGACGGCGTCGGCCCGGCCGTCGTGCCGTCCGTCGGCGAGATCCGGGAGAAGTTCAAGGAGCGCCGGGCCAAGGGCGCGTCCCGGCTGGATCTGGCCCTGCGCAAGCTGCTCGGCCTCGACGCCAAGCTGCGCCAGTACCGCGACGGCGAACGTTTCGTACGTGCGGTCGTTGACGAGGTGGGCATGGACGGCTTCAACCGCGTCTGGACGTCGCCCAACACGCTCCCCACCAAGACCGAGATCGCCAAACCGGCGGACTGGGTCGCGAGGGTGCACCGTAAGGGAGAGTGA